One window of Melioribacteraceae bacterium 4301-Me genomic DNA carries:
- a CDS encoding glycosyltransferase, producing the protein MELNHERKENWHEDFIVYLASQFRPKIYVELGLYHCELFNKMIPFAEILIGVDISPEARKWMTISEKTTFINSSTDQFAEALKRNPIFIDLLFIDADHSKESVLKDFWNFFPFVNDQGLILLHDTYPKNIHYTDKRYCGDAYLAVEELKKYQNEFGFELTTIPIHPGLSIIRKRKKQISWIEEQDKPNEVNEQLILKNKRYKIIAITQVFNELRKSNLERFWKYLQPVVDGLVVYDDGSSDGSFEYLSDKAMFILRGGENDFKNEINHKKVLLEKALELKPDFVLWLDADEVLTANAAIEIQNLCRYADENEIDGISFHEINLWRSNSWQRVDNAYDDGWFVRLWRVTQDLQFHSQEAGLHQQQYPHSIKKIEKTDKIAVIHYGFASDRSLAFKYLVYRAHGQSGWALERLLDEKTLQLRKVNKKLFPDCLYVEDLPPKKRSFEEALTIIENYRDEVFKPRISIICLIYKSIEWLEFVYQQVIKYTDLHDKEFFFVANDATDEVLKYLEENYIPYYVWNNSDEQKTEWYINNVYRAWNFGAKKAKGDYLLFINSDMAFTSNWIENLYNKLDGHNCVTSRLVESGKFPSGKYGISKNFGRSLQDYNEQGFIEFAKSISEENLKDGGLFMPLLIKREHFDAVGGYPEGNIVPGSNPFQPIIAKKGEACISGDVVLMQKLSSIGIFHKTAFDSLVYHFQCGEMDSIDDVKIKRQSNRVIIANDYLKGRMGEKTMWEFLLEKLPNSAGVDMDILGTTENFTENASNYISKNFPESSIIIQNASFIDRLSKDRFTICYLQDNLRAMGRLSYQQETNLKHADLLVTNSRLTAKSYPEYNFEIIPIGVDDSLFKPMNKNEMRKEFNFPNKRIGIFVGDFGEVKGWSKVKSLIDNHPEIFWILVSKDNLCYTRDNCKTFNRIQQDLLVKLLNCADFFILGSPVETQCLAAIEACLCNLPIIMRNTGIFADFTEEEKSKVGIFGEDFEYALKEIEKRNFTPRKLIIEKGFTVNGMVDKWKKVIQKARLLRENLIKKSYDEKPPLFTVIIPTYNHAQYLGAALDSLLAQTFRNWEAIIVNDGSTDNTKEVIEKYLLLDKRFRAIHKQNGGVASALNVGINNAKGEWICWLSSDDLFEPNKLEIHFNAIKENPDIKFFHSHWYLLIEETKQKIAPGLWLQIPPTEFQVLHFFWANYVHGNSIAVHKSVFDDVGLFDETLRQGQDFDMWLRISSKYKSHFINERTCVTRIHKGQTTNSFLEGGVFDSTYSLIRFLNEKPFNALFPFTDFSNPNKIFSALNEIVFVLTKKDAFLYRCGFTSALAEKTLEWINNCLQSNIRKKAYDFLEVIVKDYLAKPLSEEVKNILKLFLNRKKVLYSKHDFIEDACEYVKLLVEKGNQKYTAAIETYLMKILKHHNELNKQSKIYKPIIVGYESHEKYSVLNTKDIIKWYVEPLEIKLNSIRHRLEIHCPECNNNFNVIIEYEMVSEHTTSKFICPTCKLTFEFSDKNFAEDFVAFNKNKTHEENVTVGDIPHIAFFIKDASVVGGGTKILFKHIDWLIKLGADVTVYSYSAKPDWIKQKLNYVIINSIEEIDTSKINLFVVFSIFDLPAVLNKLSLSKVVHLCQGYEGYHYGRTYEELRSDKHILTMLHAIPVKNISVSSHLVNLFKEKFNRVSEYVPNSVDHKIFKPGKLNDNNTKSILFIGNPWHPLKGFKFLASAIVAIQKSKYRIQNLKLNIVVGYETENINKIQEELSKELDCIVEIREKLNSEKVAEVIRNSSVVVCTSWYEGFSMPLLEAMASGVPVITTNNMGAESFCMHERNSFVVKYNDHENFIKYLLDILYSRINLNPILRNAYRTSLEYNEYNSLNAFINVYQNLLGYSFPKSNVEKLLNEIMLFNNLTEIEKNNYEGDLFGKNVSVIIPVYNNVDYTRMCIESLIRTTPQLAELIIIDNNSKDSTNDYLTKLENEDSRVKIIRNTLNVGFPNAVNQGLKESSAEFIVVANNDIIFTEGWTSRFIEIADSDKRIGLVGPVSNLVSGVQIDNEAKYNSITDMHIYAEKVKNKRKGEFFEFPRIAFLCTLIKREVIDKIGGLDERFSPGNFEDDDFCLRAQLAGFKTVIAKDVFIHHFGSKSFKANGLEEYSKRLEINKQIFIDKWGADPEEIWLKGKNFKKRNLLFPLDKDIFVENVKRAMILLEEKDFQFAQLFLENAIYNYNNSSKQGYEELQLVDLLNLTGNTALLNGDLEKAQLFFEKELQLNPSSSRACLGLAETYYAAEMYSEAKTMFEWALKNDPLNDKAFDGLINANAKLNFNSFHYTLESNHSAGKISESEILIENGELGKAKSILLELLSNNPFDVDVLNNLAVVFIIKKEHDLVIKLFERIQKIDPQNEIALENLNYFNSILDEQFRQA; encoded by the coding sequence ATGGAGCTTAACCATGAAAGAAAAGAAAATTGGCATGAAGATTTTATAGTTTATCTTGCTTCTCAATTCAGACCTAAAATTTATGTAGAACTTGGTTTATATCATTGTGAATTATTTAATAAAATGATTCCTTTCGCTGAAATACTTATTGGTGTTGATATATCACCGGAAGCAAGGAAGTGGATGACAATTTCTGAGAAGACAACTTTCATAAATTCATCCACAGACCAATTTGCCGAAGCGTTAAAACGAAATCCAATTTTTATAGATTTGTTGTTTATAGATGCTGATCATTCAAAAGAATCTGTTCTAAAAGATTTTTGGAATTTTTTCCCCTTTGTAAATGATCAAGGATTAATTCTTTTACATGACACTTATCCAAAAAATATTCATTACACTGATAAAAGGTATTGTGGTGACGCTTATCTTGCAGTTGAAGAATTAAAGAAATATCAAAATGAATTTGGGTTTGAGTTGACAACAATCCCAATTCATCCAGGATTATCGATTATAAGAAAAAGAAAAAAACAAATTAGTTGGATTGAAGAACAAGATAAACCTAATGAAGTTAATGAACAACTCATTCTTAAAAATAAAAGATATAAAATTATAGCCATAACACAAGTCTTTAATGAGTTAAGAAAAAGCAATTTAGAACGTTTCTGGAAATATCTTCAACCGGTTGTAGATGGATTAGTTGTTTATGATGACGGAAGTTCTGATGGAAGTTTTGAATATTTATCTGATAAAGCAATGTTTATTTTGAGAGGCGGTGAAAATGACTTTAAGAATGAAATAAATCATAAAAAAGTATTACTTGAGAAAGCTTTAGAGTTAAAACCTGATTTTGTTCTTTGGTTAGATGCAGATGAAGTGTTAACTGCTAACGCAGCAATTGAAATTCAAAACCTTTGCAGATATGCTGATGAAAATGAAATTGATGGAATAAGTTTTCATGAAATAAATTTATGGCGTAGCAATTCTTGGCAGCGAGTGGATAATGCCTACGATGACGGCTGGTTCGTTCGTTTATGGAGAGTTACACAAGACTTGCAATTCCATTCCCAAGAAGCTGGTTTACACCAGCAGCAATATCCTCATAGCATAAAAAAAATTGAAAAAACAGATAAAATTGCAGTAATTCACTATGGTTTTGCTTCGGATAGATCTTTAGCATTTAAGTATCTTGTTTATCGTGCACATGGTCAATCTGGCTGGGCTTTAGAGCGACTTCTTGATGAAAAGACACTTCAACTTAGAAAAGTTAATAAGAAACTTTTTCCTGATTGTTTGTATGTAGAAGATTTACCTCCCAAAAAACGTTCTTTTGAAGAGGCTCTTACAATAATAGAAAATTATAGAGATGAAGTTTTCAAACCGCGCATCTCTATTATCTGCCTTATTTATAAAAGTATTGAATGGCTTGAATTTGTTTACCAGCAAGTTATAAAATATACCGATTTACATGATAAAGAATTTTTCTTTGTTGCAAATGATGCAACTGATGAGGTTCTAAAATATTTAGAGGAAAATTATATTCCTTATTATGTTTGGAATAATTCCGATGAGCAAAAGACTGAATGGTATATAAACAATGTTTACAGAGCGTGGAATTTTGGAGCAAAAAAGGCAAAAGGAGATTACCTTCTTTTTATTAACAGTGATATGGCGTTTACATCCAATTGGATTGAAAATCTTTACAATAAATTAGATGGACACAATTGCGTTACCTCACGTTTAGTTGAAAGCGGTAAGTTTCCCTCAGGGAAATATGGTATAAGTAAAAATTTTGGTCGTTCACTACAAGATTACAATGAACAAGGATTTATAGAATTTGCCAAATCTATTTCAGAAGAAAATTTAAAAGATGGCGGTTTGTTTATGCCGCTTCTTATCAAACGAGAACATTTTGATGCAGTTGGCGGATACCCCGAAGGTAACATTGTTCCCGGTTCTAATCCTTTTCAGCCAATTATTGCTAAAAAGGGTGAGGCATGCATAAGCGGTGATGTGGTGCTGATGCAAAAATTGTCATCAATAGGAATTTTTCATAAAACCGCATTCGATAGTTTGGTTTATCATTTCCAGTGCGGGGAGATGGATTCAATAGATGATGTAAAAATTAAACGTCAATCTAATAGAGTTATTATTGCTAATGATTATCTTAAAGGCAGAATGGGTGAAAAAACCATGTGGGAATTTCTATTAGAAAAACTTCCTAATTCTGCCGGCGTTGATATGGATATTCTTGGCACAACAGAAAACTTTACAGAAAACGCATCAAATTATATTTCAAAAAATTTTCCAGAATCCTCAATTATTATTCAAAATGCCTCTTTTATTGATAGATTAAGCAAAGACAGATTTACAATTTGCTATTTACAAGATAATCTTAGAGCAATGGGAAGATTATCTTATCAGCAAGAAACAAATTTGAAGCATGCTGATTTGCTTGTTACTAATTCAAGATTGACAGCTAAATCTTATCCTGAATACAATTTTGAAATTATTCCAATCGGTGTTGATGATTCACTTTTTAAACCAATGAATAAAAATGAAATGCGTAAAGAGTTTAATTTTCCTAATAAACGGATTGGAATTTTTGTAGGCGACTTCGGTGAAGTAAAAGGTTGGTCGAAAGTAAAAAGTCTTATAGATAATCATCCAGAAATATTTTGGATATTGGTTTCAAAAGATAATCTCTGTTATACACGCGATAATTGTAAGACTTTCAATCGTATTCAGCAAGATTTACTTGTAAAGCTTTTAAATTGTGCTGATTTTTTTATTTTAGGTTCTCCGGTAGAAACACAATGTTTAGCAGCCATAGAAGCATGTCTTTGCAACCTTCCAATTATCATGAGAAATACTGGAATCTTTGCAGATTTTACAGAAGAAGAAAAATCAAAAGTGGGTATTTTTGGTGAAGACTTTGAATATGCTCTGAAAGAAATTGAAAAAAGAAATTTTACTCCTAGAAAGCTGATAATAGAAAAGGGTTTTACTGTAAATGGTATGGTAGATAAATGGAAGAAAGTAATTCAAAAAGCACGATTACTAAGAGAAAATTTAATTAAAAAATCTTATGATGAAAAACCACCATTATTCACAGTTATAATTCCAACCTACAACCATGCGCAATATTTAGGTGCAGCATTGGATAGTCTATTGGCACAAACATTTCGGAATTGGGAAGCAATTATTGTTAACGATGGTAGTACCGATAATACTAAAGAAGTAATCGAAAAATATTTATTGTTGGATAAAAGATTTAGAGCTATTCACAAACAAAACGGCGGAGTTGCCTCCGCTTTAAATGTGGGAATTAATAACGCAAAAGGTGAATGGATTTGCTGGCTCTCTTCAGATGATTTGTTTGAACCAAATAAATTAGAAATTCATTTTAATGCAATAAAAGAAAATCCTGATATTAAATTTTTCCACTCACATTGGTATTTATTAATTGAAGAAACGAAACAAAAAATAGCTCCTGGATTGTGGCTTCAAATACCTCCTACTGAATTTCAAGTTCTTCATTTCTTCTGGGCAAATTATGTTCATGGCAATTCAATAGCTGTCCATAAAAGTGTTTTTGATGATGTTGGTTTGTTCGATGAAACATTACGACAAGGACAAGATTTTGATATGTGGCTGCGTATTTCTTCCAAATATAAAAGCCATTTTATTAATGAAAGAACCTGTGTTACAAGAATTCATAAAGGACAAACTACAAATTCTTTTTTAGAAGGAGGTGTTTTTGATTCGACATACTCATTAATAAGATTTTTAAATGAGAAACCCTTTAATGCACTTTTCCCATTTACAGACTTTAGTAATCCTAATAAAATATTCTCTGCTTTAAATGAAATTGTATTTGTTTTGACCAAAAAAGATGCTTTCTTGTATCGTTGTGGATTTACCTCAGCTTTAGCAGAAAAAACTTTGGAATGGATAAATAATTGCTTGCAGTCTAACATTCGTAAAAAAGCTTATGATTTCCTTGAAGTTATTGTTAAGGATTATTTGGCAAAGCCTCTTAGTGAAGAAGTAAAAAATATTTTGAAATTGTTTTTAAATAGAAAAAAAGTTTTATACAGTAAACATGATTTTATTGAAGATGCCTGTGAGTATGTTAAGCTTTTAGTAGAAAAAGGTAATCAGAAGTATACTGCTGCAATAGAAACATATTTAATGAAAATTTTAAAACATCATAACGAATTAAATAAACAAAGCAAAATTTATAAGCCAATAATAGTTGGTTATGAATCACATGAAAAATATAGCGTTCTTAACACTAAAGATATCATTAAATGGTATGTTGAACCACTTGAGATTAAATTAAATTCAATTAGACATCGATTAGAAATACACTGCCCTGAATGCAATAATAATTTTAATGTCATTATTGAATATGAGATGGTATCAGAACATACGACTTCAAAATTTATTTGTCCCACATGTAAATTAACTTTCGAATTTAGCGATAAAAATTTTGCAGAGGATTTTGTTGCTTTCAATAAAAACAAAACACATGAAGAAAATGTTACTGTTGGAGACATTCCTCACATTGCATTTTTTATTAAGGATGCCTCCGTTGTAGGTGGTGGTACAAAAATATTGTTTAAACATATTGATTGGTTAATTAAACTTGGAGCGGATGTTACCGTTTACTCTTACTCAGCAAAACCAGATTGGATTAAGCAGAAATTAAATTATGTTATAATTAATAGTATAGAAGAAATTGATACTTCTAAAATTAATTTGTTTGTCGTCTTTAGCATTTTTGATTTGCCAGCAGTATTAAATAAGCTGTCCTTATCAAAAGTTGTTCATTTGTGTCAAGGATACGAAGGATATCATTATGGTAGAACATATGAAGAATTGAGAAGTGACAAGCATATTTTAACGATGCTTCATGCGATACCGGTTAAAAATATTTCAGTATCATCTCACCTTGTTAATTTGTTTAAGGAAAAGTTTAATCGTGTATCTGAATACGTTCCCAACAGTGTTGACCATAAGATTTTTAAACCAGGTAAATTAAATGATAATAATACAAAATCGATTTTGTTTATTGGAAATCCTTGGCATCCTCTCAAAGGTTTTAAGTTTTTAGCTTCTGCTATTGTTGCTATCCAAAAATCAAAATACAGGATACAGAACTTGAAATTAAATATAGTAGTTGGTTATGAAACTGAGAATATTAATAAAATACAGGAAGAGTTGAGTAAAGAATTAGACTGTATTGTTGAAATTAGAGAAAAATTAAATAGTGAAAAGGTAGCAGAAGTTATTAGAAACTCAAGTGTAGTTGTTTGTACTTCATGGTATGAAGGTTTTTCAATGCCGCTATTAGAGGCAATGGCTTCAGGTGTTCCTGTAATTACAACAAATAATATGGGCGCTGAAAGTTTTTGCATGCACGAAAGAAACTCGTTTGTAGTCAAATATAATGACCATGAGAATTTTATTAAATATCTTTTAGATATTCTGTACTCACGAATAAATCTTAATCCAATTCTTAGAAATGCATATAGAACATCACTTGAATATAATGAATATAATTCATTGAATGCTTTTATTAATGTATATCAAAATTTGCTCGGATATTCATTCCCAAAAAGTAATGTAGAAAAGTTATTAAATGAAATTATGTTGTTTAATAATTTAACTGAAATAGAGAAGAATAATTATGAAGGGGATTTGTTTGGTAAGAATGTTTCTGTAATTATTCCTGTTTACAATAATGTTGATTATACCAGAATGTGTATTGAATCTTTAATAAGAACTACGCCGCAGCTTGCAGAACTTATAATTATTGATAATAACAGTAAAGATTCTACAAATGATTATCTGACAAAATTGGAGAATGAAGATAGTAGAGTAAAGATAATTAGAAATACCTTAAATGTTGGTTTTCCAAATGCAGTAAATCAAGGACTAAAAGAATCTTCCGCTGAGTTTATAGTTGTAGCAAATAACGATATTATTTTCACTGAAGGATGGACATCGAGGTTTATTGAAATTGCTGATTCAGATAAGAGAATAGGTCTTGTGGGACCCGTTAGTAATTTAGTAAGCGGGGTTCAAATCGATAATGAAGCTAAATATAATTCTATAACTGATATGCATATCTATGCAGAAAAAGTAAAGAATAAAAGAAAAGGTGAATTCTTTGAATTTCCAAGAATTGCTTTCTTATGCACACTCATTAAACGCGAAGTTATTGATAAAATCGGTGGACTTGATGAAAGATTTTCCCCTGGCAATTTTGAAGATGATGATTTTTGCCTGCGTGCTCAACTTGCTGGATTTAAAACTGTAATTGCAAAAGATGTTTTTATTCATCACTTCGGCTCGAAAAGTTTTAAAGCCAATGGTCTGGAAGAGTATTCAAAACGTCTCGAAATTAACAAGCAAATTTTCATTGATAAGTGGGGAGCTGACCCGGAAGAAATTTGGCTAAAGGGGAAAAATTTTAAGAAAAGAAATCTTCTATTTCCTTTGGATAAAGATATATTCGTAGAAAACGTAAAAAGAGCAATGATACTTCTTGAAGAAAAAGATTTTCAATTTGCGCAATTATTTCTTGAAAATGCAATTTATAATTACAACAATTCATCGAAACAAGGATATGAAGAATTGCAATTAGTGGATTTGTTGAACTTGACAGGAAACACTGCCCTGCTGAATGGAGATTTAGAAAAAGCACAGCTGTTCTTCGAAAAAGAACTTCAACTTAATCCCTCTTCTTCACGAGCTTGTTTGGGACTTGCAGAAACTTATTACGCAGCAGAAATGTACAGCGAAGCTAAAACCATGTTCGAATGGGCTTTGAAAAATGACCCGCTTAATGACAAAGCTTTTGATGGTTTAATTAATGCTAACGCAAAACTTAACTTTAACAGCTTTCATTACACATTAGAATCTAACCACTCTGCCGGGAAAATTTCTGAGTCTGAAATTCTAATCGAGAATGGTGAACTGGGAAAAGCAAAGTCTATTCTCTTAGAACTATTGTCAAATAATCCTTTTGATGTGGACGTTCTGAATAATCTTGCTGTGGTTTTTATAATAAAAAAAGAACATGATTTGGTCATTAAACTTTTTGAAAGAATACAAAAAATTGACCCTCAAAACGAAATTGCCTTAGAAAATCTTAATTACTTTAATTCAATTTTAGATGAACAATTTAGACAGGCATAA
- a CDS encoding tetratricopeptide repeat protein, with product MKINQKSKQKDYYSLAVELYKKGNLQNAVALLNQIIKSNPNDFNALNFLGGIYFTNGDFHKSINYFQKVVSLFPFHPTAYYNLGLSFQSIGQDEKAEECYKKAVKIDPHNLNALNNLGVICLHQNRKTEAYDYFQKIITIDRKNSNAFNNLGNIKTVEKNYSEAESYYLKAIEIQPDNTTYLFNLANCYLNLEKFDESIKVLNKIIELNPAYYQAYNHLGVCLINKKEFTEAITYLENSIKLKNDFWEAYHNLGLCYEKLGRNSDAVSLYKHALEINKNNPNTIIKLSHVFLEEGNYAESEKYLNEIVDENAKVVSYVNTAVSKIRQGNLEEAIAYSAKALKENDQIAVTHYNFSHALLLLGNFKEGWKEYEWRKQVEGFAKREFSRPELTKELLKSAANKKILVCSEQGFGDTFHFIRFLPKLKSLGCYVIFECESLLASLLKNCSGFDQLIIKKNDLSEPQIEYDYFVYLLSLPGLFDTDLTNISANIPYIFVEAEKIDKWKSIVGNDNKLKVGIVWAGNPNHKNDRNRSCRIKQLQSLFELPFVQFYSLQKGKAVEQLYELNNSNIIDLETKLTSFDETAAAIMNLDLVISVDTSVAHLAAALGKNVWLMLPFAPDWRWLLNRTDSPWYPTMRLFRQKVEKDWSNVIEEIKSELLNLIEIKFDKKDFINFTKPNNNNLYTNKILNLALVNGENYGWGVCSKYLKKELSKKISIRNLDTNNYRSTKIEGDVFHALKNIDFESVSEIRGDRNFGYTFFESELTDKAVQNSHLYDIIFAGSTWCKEKMINAGILNSQVLIQGIDPEMFYPSDYERNDNLFVIFSGGKFELRKGQDLVIKAFEILHKKYSDMILINAWYNYWQNSINTMAFSKYINFELRGNNWHDFIANIFFINGIDTKRVFILPIVPNEKLRELYMKTDVGIFPNRCEGGTNLVLMEYMACGKPVIASYNTGHKDILTENNSIMLKEMKEFKLYDNNKLIAEWEEPLLDEIISKIEYAYNNREQLKIIGKRAGEYMKNFTWEKTADNLLSKIYN from the coding sequence ATGAAGATAAACCAAAAATCAAAACAAAAGGATTATTACTCATTGGCTGTTGAACTTTATAAAAAAGGAAACTTGCAGAATGCTGTGGCCCTTCTCAATCAGATTATTAAAAGTAACCCTAATGATTTTAATGCATTAAATTTTTTGGGCGGTATTTATTTTACTAATGGTGATTTCCATAAATCAATTAACTATTTTCAAAAAGTTGTTTCGTTATTCCCGTTTCATCCAACGGCATATTATAATTTGGGACTTTCGTTTCAAAGCATTGGACAAGATGAAAAAGCTGAAGAGTGCTATAAGAAAGCAGTTAAAATTGATCCACACAATCTTAACGCGCTTAATAATCTCGGTGTAATTTGTCTTCATCAAAATAGAAAAACTGAGGCATATGATTATTTCCAAAAAATAATTACTATTGATAGAAAAAATTCAAATGCATTTAATAACTTGGGTAACATTAAAACTGTAGAGAAAAATTACTCAGAAGCTGAATCATACTATTTAAAAGCAATTGAAATCCAGCCAGATAATACAACATACCTTTTTAACCTCGCTAATTGCTATCTGAACCTAGAAAAATTTGATGAATCAATAAAGGTTTTAAATAAGATTATTGAATTAAATCCAGCTTACTATCAAGCTTATAATCATTTGGGTGTTTGTTTAATTAATAAAAAAGAATTTACTGAAGCTATAACCTATTTGGAAAATTCAATTAAATTGAAAAATGACTTTTGGGAAGCGTATCATAATCTCGGCTTATGTTATGAAAAATTGGGAAGAAATTCTGATGCTGTTTCATTGTATAAACATGCTCTTGAAATAAATAAAAATAATCCTAATACGATTATCAAACTTTCTCATGTTTTTCTTGAGGAAGGGAATTATGCGGAATCGGAAAAATATCTTAACGAAATAGTAGATGAAAATGCAAAGGTAGTCTCCTATGTTAACACAGCTGTTTCTAAGATTAGGCAGGGAAATCTGGAAGAAGCTATCGCTTATTCAGCGAAAGCACTTAAAGAAAATGACCAAATTGCTGTAACACATTATAATTTTTCACATGCTTTGTTATTGCTTGGGAATTTTAAAGAAGGCTGGAAAGAATACGAGTGGCGTAAGCAGGTTGAAGGGTTTGCCAAACGAGAATTCTCAAGACCAGAATTGACTAAAGAATTGCTTAAATCAGCTGCAAATAAAAAAATTCTTGTTTGCTCTGAACAAGGGTTTGGCGACACTTTTCATTTTATTAGATTCTTGCCTAAACTCAAAAGTCTTGGGTGTTATGTAATTTTTGAATGCGAATCGTTGCTCGCCTCATTATTAAAGAATTGTTCGGGTTTTGATCAACTTATAATTAAAAAGAACGATTTGAGCGAACCTCAAATTGAATATGATTATTTTGTTTATTTATTAAGTCTCCCAGGTTTATTTGATACAGATTTAACTAATATCTCAGCAAACATTCCTTATATTTTTGTTGAAGCAGAAAAGATTGATAAATGGAAATCCATTGTTGGCAATGATAATAAATTAAAGGTAGGTATCGTTTGGGCTGGCAACCCGAATCATAAAAATGATAGAAACAGGTCTTGCAGAATAAAACAGTTACAAAGTCTTTTCGAACTACCTTTTGTTCAGTTTTATTCACTCCAAAAAGGGAAAGCTGTAGAACAGCTCTATGAATTGAACAACAGTAATATAATTGACTTAGAAACAAAGTTAACCTCGTTTGATGAAACTGCAGCTGCAATTATGAACTTAGATTTAGTGATAAGTGTAGATACCTCAGTTGCTCATTTGGCAGCTGCACTTGGCAAAAATGTTTGGCTGATGCTGCCGTTCGCACCCGACTGGCGTTGGCTATTGAATAGAACTGATTCGCCGTGGTACCCAACAATGCGTCTGTTTAGACAAAAAGTCGAAAAAGATTGGTCTAATGTTATTGAAGAAATTAAATCGGAATTACTGAACCTCATTGAAATAAAATTTGACAAAAAAGATTTTATAAATTTTACTAAACCTAATAACAATAATTTGTACACAAATAAGATTTTAAACCTTGCTTTGGTAAACGGAGAAAATTATGGCTGGGGTGTATGCAGCAAGTATCTTAAAAAAGAGCTGTCGAAAAAAATCAGCATTAGAAATTTAGATACTAATAATTACAGAAGCACTAAAATAGAAGGCGATGTTTTTCATGCACTAAAAAATATTGATTTTGAAAGCGTTTCAGAAATTAGAGGGGATAGGAATTTTGGCTATACTTTTTTCGAAAGTGAACTTACTGATAAAGCAGTGCAAAATTCACATCTGTACGATATTATTTTTGCCGGGTCAACTTGGTGCAAAGAAAAAATGATAAATGCCGGTATACTTAATTCACAGGTTTTAATTCAGGGAATTGACCCGGAAATGTTTTATCCATCCGACTATGAACGAAATGACAATCTCTTTGTAATCTTTTCGGGCGGAAAATTTGAATTGAGAAAAGGGCAAGACCTTGTGATTAAGGCTTTTGAAATTCTTCATAAAAAATACAGTGATATGATATTAATTAATGCCTGGTATAACTATTGGCAAAATTCAATTAACACGATGGCTTTTTCAAAGTATATTAACTTTGAATTAAGAGGAAACAATTGGCACGATTTTATTGCTAATATTTTTTTTATTAATGGGATTGATACGAAAAGAGTATTTATACTGCCGATAGTTCCTAATGAAAAACTGAGAGAACTTTATATGAAAACTGATGTTGGAATCTTTCCCAACAGATGTGAAGGAGGAACTAACCTGGTTTTAATGGAATATATGGCCTGCGGTAAACCTGTAATTGCTTCGTACAACACTGGGCATAAAGATATTTTAACCGAAAATAATTCTATAATGCTTAAGGAGATGAAAGAATTTAAACTTTATGACAACAATAAATTAATAGCAGAGTGGGAAGAGCCTTTATTGGATGAAATTATAAGTAAAATAGAATATGCATATAACAATCGAGAACAATTGAAAATAATTGGCAAACGAGCTGGCGAGTATATGAAAAACTTCACTTGGGAAAAAACAGCGGATAACTTATTAAGCAAAATTTACAATTAA